The following are encoded together in the Adhaeribacter arboris genome:
- a CDS encoding CHAT domain-containing protein encodes MKILLFFALVFFSWGNHWVLAQKQAFGADTTLARQWYQQALTLKQKGSADSAQILLEKAAAIYQKNKLWRQQINCSNEITRVLLMQGKYEVALQNALVALHESKIKLKKANLVVADALHVMGIVHYYRGNYDQAMQFYQQALQLKLALLGDTHPNLSSSYNNIGIIYYRKGDYEQALEYYQKDLQVCLKKNGDNRVSIGASYGNIGNVYFDKGDYEQALTYTQLALKFKQEALGEFHPDLANTYNSLGNIYSSKGELDKALEYNFKALHLWLPAFGEAHPNVAAAYNNIGTIYEEKGEYEKAAEYYQKNLQILLQSFDENHPDLASVYHNLGTVYTKQKNFELALQNLQKAWQIRRKSLGEVHDDVAESYFGIGNVYFTQGDYDKALEYYQTNLQILLQSIGQKSPNLAAAYNALGAAYLGKSSYTAALRYYQKAMVANVVTFQDTLLTSNPTLAHQASIYLDGNYLLSSLQAKGIILEMQFAQSHALPDLQQAYRIYCSADTLMARIQQAYTRENDKVAFTHRTRQVYQAALGVSMQLHRVTQEPDYLNKAFYFAERGKAIVLSATLAEAKAKTFAGIADSLLLKDQQLRTQIADYSQQVAQELVQADSAGSNNKLQKYQTLLFTAHRQQENLISKLEKKYPQYYNLKYRPNTIDFTQIQKLLDDKTAMLEYVVGDTLLQIFTLTRQSFKVQSLTIDSTFRRKIAAFRHAILSQDAALYQQTAFSLSKILLPSLLPKSIQQLLIIPDGELTTLPFEALLTQNHKKRANSYLMHQYTISYAYSARLLFERLTQPDENSGKQLLALAPVFADSGTNAMVDTNYSLLVQNSDSTVRKSIVSSVRKNQAESNPNDITRGWLRNGQYVSPLLASIREVESIALRFQQRGNTAKVYLYNQAREEQLKSGEVENYNYLHLATHGFVNESYPELSGLLLAQDSTAQEDGILYMGEIYNLRLKAELVTLSACETGLGKLASGEGIIGLTRAFLYAGARNMVVSFWKVPDESTAELMENFYAALLSGKDKAQALQIAKRKMAKQRKYHPPFYWAPFVLVGK; translated from the coding sequence ATGAAAATTCTGCTCTTTTTTGCATTGGTATTTTTTAGTTGGGGTAACCACTGGGTGCTAGCCCAGAAGCAAGCATTTGGGGCGGATACTACTTTGGCGCGGCAATGGTACCAACAGGCGCTCACTTTAAAGCAAAAAGGCAGTGCCGATAGTGCGCAAATACTCTTGGAAAAGGCAGCTGCAATTTACCAGAAAAATAAACTTTGGCGCCAACAAATAAACTGCTCCAATGAAATTACCCGCGTTCTTTTAATGCAGGGTAAATACGAAGTTGCTTTGCAAAATGCTTTGGTCGCCTTGCACGAAAGTAAAATTAAACTAAAAAAAGCCAATCTCGTTGTTGCCGACGCTCTGCATGTAATGGGTATTGTGCATTATTACCGCGGTAATTACGACCAGGCCATGCAATTTTACCAGCAAGCCTTACAACTTAAACTTGCTTTGCTGGGCGATACCCACCCGAATCTTTCTTCTTCTTATAATAATATCGGCATTATTTACTACCGGAAAGGAGATTACGAACAGGCATTAGAGTATTATCAGAAGGACTTGCAGGTTTGCCTGAAAAAAAACGGAGATAACCGCGTGAGTATTGGAGCTTCCTACGGGAATATCGGCAACGTGTATTTCGATAAAGGAGATTACGAGCAGGCCCTTACTTACACGCAACTAGCCCTAAAGTTTAAACAAGAAGCGCTCGGAGAGTTTCACCCTGATTTAGCCAATACCTACAATAGCCTGGGTAATATTTATTCTTCTAAAGGTGAGCTAGATAAGGCTTTGGAATACAATTTTAAAGCCTTGCACCTCTGGTTACCGGCATTCGGTGAGGCGCACCCCAATGTAGCGGCCGCTTACAATAATATCGGAACCATTTACGAGGAAAAAGGCGAATACGAAAAAGCGGCCGAATATTATCAGAAAAATTTGCAAATTCTCCTGCAATCTTTCGACGAAAATCATCCGGATTTAGCCAGCGTTTACCATAATTTGGGTACGGTATATACCAAACAGAAAAATTTTGAACTAGCCTTACAAAACCTGCAAAAAGCCTGGCAAATCCGGCGAAAGTCCTTAGGAGAAGTGCACGACGATGTAGCGGAGTCGTACTTTGGCATTGGTAATGTATATTTTACGCAAGGCGATTACGATAAAGCCCTGGAATATTATCAAACTAATTTGCAGATTCTGCTTCAATCCATCGGACAAAAAAGCCCTAACCTGGCGGCGGCTTATAATGCGCTCGGGGCCGCTTACCTGGGTAAAAGTAGTTATACTGCTGCCCTGCGGTATTATCAAAAAGCGATGGTGGCGAATGTGGTTACTTTTCAGGATACTTTACTTACCTCTAATCCTACCCTGGCCCATCAAGCCTCAATTTATCTGGACGGAAATTATTTACTCTCTTCGCTGCAAGCAAAAGGGATTATTCTGGAGATGCAATTTGCCCAATCGCATGCCCTGCCGGATTTACAACAGGCTTACCGGATTTACTGCTCCGCGGATACCTTAATGGCCCGGATTCAGCAAGCTTACACGAGAGAAAATGACAAAGTAGCTTTTACCCATAGAACCCGGCAAGTTTACCAGGCCGCCTTAGGGGTATCTATGCAACTACACCGCGTTACCCAGGAACCGGATTACCTGAATAAAGCTTTTTACTTTGCCGAAAGAGGAAAGGCTATCGTATTGAGCGCTACGCTAGCCGAGGCAAAAGCGAAAACTTTTGCCGGGATTGCCGATTCCCTGCTACTAAAAGACCAACAACTTCGCACCCAAATTGCAGATTATTCCCAGCAAGTGGCGCAAGAATTGGTGCAAGCGGATAGCGCCGGAAGTAACAATAAATTGCAGAAATACCAAACTTTATTATTTACGGCGCATCGCCAGCAAGAAAATTTAATTAGCAAGCTCGAAAAAAAATATCCGCAGTATTATAATCTCAAATACCGGCCAAATACCATTGACTTTACTCAAATTCAAAAACTACTGGACGATAAAACAGCCATGCTGGAGTACGTAGTGGGCGATACACTCTTGCAAATATTTACGCTAACCCGCCAGTCTTTTAAGGTACAGTCTTTAACTATTGACAGCACTTTTCGCCGGAAAATAGCTGCTTTTCGCCACGCTATTCTTAGCCAGGATGCGGCTTTGTACCAGCAAACAGCTTTTTCTTTGTCTAAAATATTACTGCCTTCTCTCTTACCTAAATCTATTCAGCAGTTACTCATTATTCCCGATGGCGAACTCACAACGTTACCTTTTGAAGCCTTACTAACGCAAAACCATAAAAAACGGGCTAACTCTTACTTAATGCATCAATATACCATTAGCTACGCGTACTCTGCCCGCTTGCTTTTTGAAAGATTAACGCAACCCGACGAAAATTCCGGAAAACAGCTCCTGGCCTTAGCGCCGGTTTTTGCCGATTCAGGTACAAACGCAATGGTAGACACGAATTATTCCTTATTGGTGCAAAATTCAGATAGTACGGTAAGAAAATCAATTGTTAGTAGCGTTCGTAAAAACCAAGCAGAAAGCAATCCAAATGATATTACCAGGGGTTGGTTACGGAACGGGCAGTACGTTTCACCTTTGCTGGCTTCTATACGCGAAGTAGAATCAATTGCCTTAAGGTTTCAGCAGCGGGGAAATACGGCGAAAGTATATTTGTATAACCAAGCCCGCGAAGAACAGCTCAAATCCGGGGAAGTAGAAAATTACAATTATTTGCATTTAGCCACCCACGGTTTTGTGAATGAAAGCTATCCGGAATTATCCGGGTTATTATTGGCCCAGGACAGTACGGCCCAGGAAGACGGAATCTTGTATATGGGTGAAATCTATAATCTTCGATTAAAGGCGGAGTTGGTTACTTTATCGGCTTGCGAAACAGGTTTGGGAAAATTGGCCAGCGGAGAAGGAATAATTGGTCTAACCCGCGCTTTTTTGTACGCGGGGGCACGTAATATGGTGGTTTCTTTCTGGAAAGTTCCCGATGAATCAACGGCGGAATTAATGGAAAACTTCTATGCCGCTTTACTTTCCGGAAAAGACAAAGCCCAGGCTTTACAAATCGCCAAACGGAAAATGGCGAAGCAGCGGAAGTATCATCCTCCTTTTTACTGGGCACCTTTTGTTTTAGTTGGCAAATAG